Proteins co-encoded in one Arachis hypogaea cultivar Tifrunner chromosome 11, arahy.Tifrunner.gnm2.J5K5, whole genome shotgun sequence genomic window:
- the LOC112720375 gene encoding histone-lysine N-methyltransferase SUVR5 isoform X3 — MEGARPTFMFQEPPNCPENSEQVKLEVSLPNCSFLRTEGPRMERLAKGQQSVCELLTNSDCQCRGASDTQVEDRKESDSFCDSIDDEINEPCLTSEISVSVMDTNASESPINGKEEDFLFSEPTWLKGDESVAVWVKWRGKWQAGIRCARADWPLSTLRAKPTHDRKKYFVMFFPHTKNYSWADTLLVRSINEFPQPIAHKTHKAGLKMVKDLTVARRFIMQKLIIDMLNVVDQLHPNALIEAACHSMFWKEFAMEASYCSLYSDFGGMLPKLQNSILQQYLNAAWMQHSFHSWVGRCQNAKSAESVELLKEELFDSILWSDINPQSNALLQSTLGFEWKTWKHDVMKWFSPFHSLSGSKNTKHLTSDNLYQQSLHIGRKRAKLEVRRAETHASLMETKGSIPSVTLETDPGVFNNQNTLSTLATETSKKECAREVPIATTESRSNLANKWNEIIVEAVGSEILHTNGLGSTPTNEMAIQKYVEPVTKNPQCIVYIEAKGRQCVRSAIDNDVYCCVHSRFLGILAKAEKHVSVDTPMCEVRTAVGTRCKHHAVPASSFCKKHQPHDETANFTHNTRKRNHENYIASEGMFCKDIVLANVEGPLEVDPISTIGGYSFRGGLLNENPMHSDNNHNAMKAVNCVGFPPFDEKDPCSKAPKWHFLYCEKHLPSWLKRARHGKSRIISKEVFAELLRSCYSWEQNVHLHKACELFYRLFKSILSQKSSAPKEVQLQCALTEASKDASVGKFFTKLVHSEKENIKSIWGFKDDVDVSSLIEDSSLFLTTSNDSSGNENAIKCKICNAEYPDDQTLSNHWMENHKKEAQWLFRGYACAICLDSFTNKKLLETHVQERHHVQFIEQCLLLQCIPCGFHFGNMEELWLHVLTVHPVEFKSSKAPSQQSFSTGEHSSEKLEYGISAPLENMSENPGGFRKFTCRFCGLKFDLLPDLGRHHQAAHMGHSAASGRPPKRGARYHEYRLKSGILSRPKFRKSLAAASYMIRSKATANLTRRIEATKSLGMEEITIQPHLTETDNFGRLAEHQCSTVAKILFSESRMTKPRPNNLDILSIARSACCKDSLKASLEEKYGILHERIYLKAAKLCSDYDIVVNWHQDGFICPRGCKVSKDQVSLSPLASLSNRFVRKNSIILSDPESDEFEVDEYHYIINSNHLKLGSLQKAVVLCNDISFGKESIPMICVVDQNLLNSLRNGSNEQDQPWESFTYISKPILDRSLSLDSESLQLGCSCSYPTCFPESCDHVYLFNNDYDNAKDISGKPMRGRFPYDENGRIILEEGYLVYECNQMCRCKRSCPNRILQNGVRVKLEVFKTEKKGWAVRAGEAILRGTFVCEYIGEVIDECEAQNRRKRYGKEHCSYFFNVDARVNDMSRLIEGQARYVIDATRYGNLSRFINNSSCREHGL, encoded by the exons ATGGAAGGTGCAAGACCAACTTTTATGTTTCAAGAACCACCTAATTGCCCTGAAAATAGTGAAcaagttaaattggaagttagtCTACCAAATTGTTCATTTCTCCGGACAGAAGGTCCTCGGATGGAAAGGCTAGCCAAAGGACAGCAGTCTGTTTGTGAACTCCTTACTAATTCAGATTGCCAATGCCGCGGAGCTAGTGACACTCAAGTGGAAGACCGAAAGGAATCCGATAGTTTCTGTGATAGTATTGATGATGAGATAAACGAACCTTGTTTAACCTCTGAGATTTCTGTCTCTGTTATGGATACAAATGCAAGTGAATCGCCAATTAATGGTAAGGAAGAAGATTTCTTATTTTCCGAACCCACTTGGCTCAAGGGAGATGAATCTGTGGCAGTGTGGGTCAAG TGGAGAGGAAAGTGGCAAGCTGGTATCCGATGTGCGAGGGCTGATTGGCCATTATCAACCTTGAGAGCAAAACCAACTCATGACCGGAAGAAATATTTTGTCATGTTTTTCCCGCATACAAAGAATTATTCCTGGGCTGATACGCTGCTTGTTCGATCAATCAATGAGTTTCCCCAGCCTATTGCACATAAAACTCATAAAGCAGGATTGAAAATGGTAAAAGACTTGACTGTTGCTCGAAGATTTATAATGCAAAAGCTAATTATTGACATGCTGAACGTTGTTGATCAGCTTCATCCCAAT GCTTTGATAGAAGCTGCTTGTCATTCGATGTTCTGGAAGGAATTTGCTATGGAGGCTTCTTATTGCTCTCTCTATTCTGATTTTGGCGGAATGCTTCCAAAGCTGCAAAAT AGCATATTACAACAATACTTAAATGCTGCGTGGATGCAACATTCTTTCCACTCTTGGGTTGGACGATGTCAAAATGCAAAAAGTGCTGAATCAGTAGAGTTGCTGAAGGAG GAGTTGTTTGATTCTATTTTGTGGAGTGATATCAACCCTCAATCGAATGCACTTCTGCAGTCAACATTGGGTTTTGAGTGGAAAACATGGAAGCATGATGTAATGAAATGGTTTTCCCCATTTCATTCTTTATCTGGTAGCAAGAACACAAAGCATCTGACCTCTGACAATCTGTATCAACAGAGCCTTCACATCGGTAGAAAACGGGCCAAACTTGAAGTTCGACGTGCAGAAACACATGCTTCACTAATGGAAACCAAGGGTTCAATTCCTTCAGTTACACTTGAGACTGACCCAGGTGTCTTTAATAACCAGAACACATTGAGTACATTAGCAACTGAGACTTCTAAAAAGGAATGTGCAAGGGAGGTACCTATAGCAACAACCGAATCGCGAAGTAATTTGGCCAATAAATGGAACGAGATCATAGTTGAGGCTGTAGGTTCAGAGATCCTGCATACCAATGGACTGGGATCAACTCCTACAAATGAAATGGCTATTCAAAAATATGTAGAGCCTGTAACTAAGAATCCGCAATGCATAGTTTATATTGAAGCCAAGGGAAGACAGTGTGTGAGATCAGCAATTGATAATGATGTATATTGTTGCGTGCATTCTCGTTTTCTGGGCATCTTAGCAAAAGCTGAAAAACATGTTTCAGTTGATACACCAATGTGTGAAGTTAGAACTGCTGTTGGTACTAGATGTAAGCATCACGCTGTTCCTGCATCTTCATTCTGCAAGAAACACCAACCTCATGATGAGACCGCAAATTTTACACACAATACACGGaaaagaaatcatgaaaattaTATTGCTTCAGAGGGCATGTTTTGCAAAGACATTGTATTGGCAAATGTCGAAGGTCCATTGGAAGTAGACCCCATATCAACCATTGGTGGTTATTCCTTTCGTGGAGGTTTGTTAAATGAGAATCCCATGCATTCTGACAATAATCATAATGCAATGAAGGCAGTTAACTGTGTAGGCTTTCCTCCCTTTGATGAAAAAGATCCTTGTTCCAAAGCTCCAAAATGGCATTTCTTGTACTGTGAAAAGCACCTTCCAAGTTGGCTTAAACGGGCAAGACATGGAAAGAGTAGGATAATATCAAAAGAAGTGTTTGCAGAGCTCTTGAGGAGTTGCTACTCCTGGGAACAAAACGTACATTTGCATAAAGCTTGTGAGCTTTTTTACAGGCTCTTCAAAAGCATTTTGTCGCAAAAAAGCTCTGCTCCTAAGGAAGTTCAGCTGCAGTGTGCTTTGACCGAAGCCTCTAAAGATGCAAGTGTTGGAAAATTCTTCACAAAGTTGGTTCATAGTGAAAAGGAGAACATCAAGTCGATTTGGGGATTCAAGGATGATGTGGATGTATCCTCACTCATAGAAGATTCATCTCTTTTCCTTACCACAAGTAATGACAGCTCTGGAAATGAAAATGCCATCAAGTGTAAAATATGCAATGCTGAATATCCTGATGACCAAACACTTAGTAACCATTGGATGGAGAATCATAAAAAGGAAGCACAGTGGTTGTTTAGAGGTTATGCTTGTGCCATTTGTTTGGATtcctttactaacaagaaactactgGAAACCCACGTTCAGGAGAGACATCATGTGCAGTTCATTGAGCAGTGCTTGCTTCTCCAATGTATTCCCTGTGGTTTTCATTTTGGTAATATGGAAGAATTATGGCTGCATGTTCTAACTGTTCACCCTGTTGAGTTTAAGTCATCCAAAGCTCCAAGTCAACAGTCTTTCTCTACAGGCGAGCACTCTAGTGAAAAACTTGAATATGGAATTTCAGCTCCCTTGGAGAATATGTCTGAGAATCCAGGTGGTTTTCGGAAGTTTACTTGCAGGTTTTGTGGGTTGAAATTTGATCTTCTACCTGACCTTGGTCGCCATCATCAAGCTGCTCATATGGGTCACAGTGCAGCAAGTGGCCGCCCTCCAAAGAGGGGAGCTCGTTATCATGAGTATAGATTGAAATCTGGAATACTTAGCCGTCCTAAATTTCGAAAGAGTTTGGCGGCAGCATCATATATGATCAGAAGTAAGGCAACTGCTAATTTAACGAGACGCATTGAGGCGACAAAGTCACTTGGCATGGAGGAAATAACAATACAACCTCATTTAACTGAGACAGATAATTTTGGTAGATTGGCAGAACATCAATGTTCCACAGTTGCAAAGATTTTATTTTCCGAGAGTCGGATGACTAAACCTCGGCCTAACAATCTTGATATTTTATCAATTGCTCGCTCTGCTTGCTGCAAAGACAGTCTTAAGGCCTCACTAGAGGAGAAATATGgaattttgcatgaaaggatCTATTTGAAGGCAGCAAAACTTTGCAGTGACTATGACATTGTAGTGAACTGGCACCAGGATGGGTTTATTTGTCCTAGAGGCTGTAAGGTATCAAAGGATCAAGTGTCACTTTCTCCCTTAGCATCTCTTTCTAATAGGTTTGTAAGGAAAAACTCTATAATTTTGTCAGATCCTGAAAGTGATGAGTTCGAGGTGGATGAGTATCACTACATCATCAATTCAAACCATTTAAAGTTAGGATCCCTGCAAAAGGCTGTTGTCTTATGCAATGACATAAGCTTTGGGAAAGAATCGATTCCGATGATCTGTGTAGTTGACCAAAATCTTCTAAATTCACTTCGAAATGGATCCAACGAGCAAGATCAGCCTTGGGAGAGCTTTACCTATATTTCAAAGCCAATTCTTGATCGATCCCTTTCTCTTGATTCTGAG AGTCTGCAACTAGGATGCTCTTGTTCATATCCCACCTGCTTTCCTGAATCTTGTGATCACGTCTACCTTTTTAATAATGACTATGATAATGCAAAAGACATTTCAGGGAAACCAATGCGTGGCAGGTTCCCATACGATGAGAATGGTCGAATCATATTAGAG GAAGGTTACCTTGTATATGAGTGTAATCAAATGTGCAGATGCAAAAGATCATGTCCAAATAGAATACTGCAGAACGGAGTACGGGTTAAATTGGAAGTCTTTAAAACAGAGAAAAAG GGATGGGCAGTAAGGGCTGGTGAGGCTATCTTGCGTGGCACATTTGTGTGTGAGTATATTGGAGAGGTTATAGATGAGTGTGAGGCACAAAACAGACGCAAGAG ATACGGCAAAGAgcattgtagttatttttttaatgttgatGCTCGTGTCAATGACATGAGTAGATTGATTGAAGGACAAGCCAGATATGTTATTGATGCTACTAGATATGGAAATTTATCCAGGTTCATCAATAACAG TTCTTGTAGAGAGCATGGATTGTGA
- the LOC112720375 gene encoding histone-lysine N-methyltransferase SUVR5 isoform X4: MEGARPTFMFQEPPNCPENSEQVKLEVSLPNCSFLRTEGPRMERLAKGQQSVCELLTNSDCQCRGASDTQVEDRKESDSFCDSIDDEINEPCLTSEISVSVMDTNASESPINGKEEDFLFSEPTWLKGDESVAVWVKWRGKWQAGIRCARADWPLSTLRAKPTHDRKKYFVMFFPHTKNYSWADTLLVRSINEFPQPIAHKTHKAGLKMVKDLTVARRFIMQKLIIDMLNVVDQLHPNALIEAACHSMFWKEFAMEASYCSLYSDFGGMLPKLQNSILQQYLNAAWMQHSFHSWVGRCQNAKSAESVELLKEELFDSILWSDINPQSNALLQSTLGFEWKTWKHDVMKWFSPFHSLSGSKNTKHLTSDNLYQQSLHIGRKRAKLEVRRAETHASLMETKGSIPSVTLETDPGVFNNQNTLSTLATETSKKECAREVPIATTESRSNLANKWNEIIVEAVGSEILHTNGLGSTPTNEMAIQKYVEPVTKNPQCIVYIEAKGRQCVRSAIDNDVYCCVHSRFLGILAKAEKHVSVDTPMCEVRTAVGTRCKHHAVPASSFCKKHQPHDETANFTHNTRKRNHENYIASEGMFCKDIVLANVEGPLEVDPISTIGGYSFRGGLLNENPMHSDNNHNAMKAVNCVGFPPFDEKDPCSKAPKWHFLYCEKHLPSWLKRARHGKSRIISKEVFAELLRSCYSWEQNVHLHKACELFYRLFKSILSQKSSAPKEVQLQCALTEASKDASVGKFFTKLVHSEKENIKSIWGFKDDVDVSSLIEDSSLFLTTSNDSSGNENAIKCKICNAEYPDDQTLSNHWMENHKKEAQWLFRGYACAICLDSFTNKKLLETHVQERHHVQFIEQCLLLQCIPCGFHFGNMEELWLHVLTVHPVEFKSSKAPSQQSFSTGEHSSEKLEYGISAPLENMSENPGGFRKFTCRFCGLKFDLLPDLGRHHQAAHMGHSAASGRPPKRGARYHEYRLKSGILSRPKFRKSLAAASYMIRSKATANLTRRIEATKSLGMEEITIQPHLTETDNFGRLAEHQCSTVAKILFSESRMTKPRPNNLDILSIARSACCKDSLKASLEEKYGILHERIYLKAAKLCSDYDIVVNWHQDGFICPRGCKVSKDQVSLSPLASLSNRFVRKNSIILSDPESDEFEVDEYHYIINSNHLKLGSLQKAVVLCNDISFGKESIPMICVVDQNLLNSLRNGSNEQDQPWESFTYISKPILDRSLSLDSESLQLGCSCSYPTCFPESCDHVYLFNNDYDNAKDISGKPMRGRFPYDENGRIILEEGYLVYECNQMCRCKRSCPNRILQNGVRVKLEVFKTEKKGWAVRAGEAILRGTFVCEYIGEVIDECEAQNRRKRLIEGQARYVIDATRYGNLSRFINNSSCREHGL, from the exons ATGGAAGGTGCAAGACCAACTTTTATGTTTCAAGAACCACCTAATTGCCCTGAAAATAGTGAAcaagttaaattggaagttagtCTACCAAATTGTTCATTTCTCCGGACAGAAGGTCCTCGGATGGAAAGGCTAGCCAAAGGACAGCAGTCTGTTTGTGAACTCCTTACTAATTCAGATTGCCAATGCCGCGGAGCTAGTGACACTCAAGTGGAAGACCGAAAGGAATCCGATAGTTTCTGTGATAGTATTGATGATGAGATAAACGAACCTTGTTTAACCTCTGAGATTTCTGTCTCTGTTATGGATACAAATGCAAGTGAATCGCCAATTAATGGTAAGGAAGAAGATTTCTTATTTTCCGAACCCACTTGGCTCAAGGGAGATGAATCTGTGGCAGTGTGGGTCAAG TGGAGAGGAAAGTGGCAAGCTGGTATCCGATGTGCGAGGGCTGATTGGCCATTATCAACCTTGAGAGCAAAACCAACTCATGACCGGAAGAAATATTTTGTCATGTTTTTCCCGCATACAAAGAATTATTCCTGGGCTGATACGCTGCTTGTTCGATCAATCAATGAGTTTCCCCAGCCTATTGCACATAAAACTCATAAAGCAGGATTGAAAATGGTAAAAGACTTGACTGTTGCTCGAAGATTTATAATGCAAAAGCTAATTATTGACATGCTGAACGTTGTTGATCAGCTTCATCCCAAT GCTTTGATAGAAGCTGCTTGTCATTCGATGTTCTGGAAGGAATTTGCTATGGAGGCTTCTTATTGCTCTCTCTATTCTGATTTTGGCGGAATGCTTCCAAAGCTGCAAAAT AGCATATTACAACAATACTTAAATGCTGCGTGGATGCAACATTCTTTCCACTCTTGGGTTGGACGATGTCAAAATGCAAAAAGTGCTGAATCAGTAGAGTTGCTGAAGGAG GAGTTGTTTGATTCTATTTTGTGGAGTGATATCAACCCTCAATCGAATGCACTTCTGCAGTCAACATTGGGTTTTGAGTGGAAAACATGGAAGCATGATGTAATGAAATGGTTTTCCCCATTTCATTCTTTATCTGGTAGCAAGAACACAAAGCATCTGACCTCTGACAATCTGTATCAACAGAGCCTTCACATCGGTAGAAAACGGGCCAAACTTGAAGTTCGACGTGCAGAAACACATGCTTCACTAATGGAAACCAAGGGTTCAATTCCTTCAGTTACACTTGAGACTGACCCAGGTGTCTTTAATAACCAGAACACATTGAGTACATTAGCAACTGAGACTTCTAAAAAGGAATGTGCAAGGGAGGTACCTATAGCAACAACCGAATCGCGAAGTAATTTGGCCAATAAATGGAACGAGATCATAGTTGAGGCTGTAGGTTCAGAGATCCTGCATACCAATGGACTGGGATCAACTCCTACAAATGAAATGGCTATTCAAAAATATGTAGAGCCTGTAACTAAGAATCCGCAATGCATAGTTTATATTGAAGCCAAGGGAAGACAGTGTGTGAGATCAGCAATTGATAATGATGTATATTGTTGCGTGCATTCTCGTTTTCTGGGCATCTTAGCAAAAGCTGAAAAACATGTTTCAGTTGATACACCAATGTGTGAAGTTAGAACTGCTGTTGGTACTAGATGTAAGCATCACGCTGTTCCTGCATCTTCATTCTGCAAGAAACACCAACCTCATGATGAGACCGCAAATTTTACACACAATACACGGaaaagaaatcatgaaaattaTATTGCTTCAGAGGGCATGTTTTGCAAAGACATTGTATTGGCAAATGTCGAAGGTCCATTGGAAGTAGACCCCATATCAACCATTGGTGGTTATTCCTTTCGTGGAGGTTTGTTAAATGAGAATCCCATGCATTCTGACAATAATCATAATGCAATGAAGGCAGTTAACTGTGTAGGCTTTCCTCCCTTTGATGAAAAAGATCCTTGTTCCAAAGCTCCAAAATGGCATTTCTTGTACTGTGAAAAGCACCTTCCAAGTTGGCTTAAACGGGCAAGACATGGAAAGAGTAGGATAATATCAAAAGAAGTGTTTGCAGAGCTCTTGAGGAGTTGCTACTCCTGGGAACAAAACGTACATTTGCATAAAGCTTGTGAGCTTTTTTACAGGCTCTTCAAAAGCATTTTGTCGCAAAAAAGCTCTGCTCCTAAGGAAGTTCAGCTGCAGTGTGCTTTGACCGAAGCCTCTAAAGATGCAAGTGTTGGAAAATTCTTCACAAAGTTGGTTCATAGTGAAAAGGAGAACATCAAGTCGATTTGGGGATTCAAGGATGATGTGGATGTATCCTCACTCATAGAAGATTCATCTCTTTTCCTTACCACAAGTAATGACAGCTCTGGAAATGAAAATGCCATCAAGTGTAAAATATGCAATGCTGAATATCCTGATGACCAAACACTTAGTAACCATTGGATGGAGAATCATAAAAAGGAAGCACAGTGGTTGTTTAGAGGTTATGCTTGTGCCATTTGTTTGGATtcctttactaacaagaaactactgGAAACCCACGTTCAGGAGAGACATCATGTGCAGTTCATTGAGCAGTGCTTGCTTCTCCAATGTATTCCCTGTGGTTTTCATTTTGGTAATATGGAAGAATTATGGCTGCATGTTCTAACTGTTCACCCTGTTGAGTTTAAGTCATCCAAAGCTCCAAGTCAACAGTCTTTCTCTACAGGCGAGCACTCTAGTGAAAAACTTGAATATGGAATTTCAGCTCCCTTGGAGAATATGTCTGAGAATCCAGGTGGTTTTCGGAAGTTTACTTGCAGGTTTTGTGGGTTGAAATTTGATCTTCTACCTGACCTTGGTCGCCATCATCAAGCTGCTCATATGGGTCACAGTGCAGCAAGTGGCCGCCCTCCAAAGAGGGGAGCTCGTTATCATGAGTATAGATTGAAATCTGGAATACTTAGCCGTCCTAAATTTCGAAAGAGTTTGGCGGCAGCATCATATATGATCAGAAGTAAGGCAACTGCTAATTTAACGAGACGCATTGAGGCGACAAAGTCACTTGGCATGGAGGAAATAACAATACAACCTCATTTAACTGAGACAGATAATTTTGGTAGATTGGCAGAACATCAATGTTCCACAGTTGCAAAGATTTTATTTTCCGAGAGTCGGATGACTAAACCTCGGCCTAACAATCTTGATATTTTATCAATTGCTCGCTCTGCTTGCTGCAAAGACAGTCTTAAGGCCTCACTAGAGGAGAAATATGgaattttgcatgaaaggatCTATTTGAAGGCAGCAAAACTTTGCAGTGACTATGACATTGTAGTGAACTGGCACCAGGATGGGTTTATTTGTCCTAGAGGCTGTAAGGTATCAAAGGATCAAGTGTCACTTTCTCCCTTAGCATCTCTTTCTAATAGGTTTGTAAGGAAAAACTCTATAATTTTGTCAGATCCTGAAAGTGATGAGTTCGAGGTGGATGAGTATCACTACATCATCAATTCAAACCATTTAAAGTTAGGATCCCTGCAAAAGGCTGTTGTCTTATGCAATGACATAAGCTTTGGGAAAGAATCGATTCCGATGATCTGTGTAGTTGACCAAAATCTTCTAAATTCACTTCGAAATGGATCCAACGAGCAAGATCAGCCTTGGGAGAGCTTTACCTATATTTCAAAGCCAATTCTTGATCGATCCCTTTCTCTTGATTCTGAG AGTCTGCAACTAGGATGCTCTTGTTCATATCCCACCTGCTTTCCTGAATCTTGTGATCACGTCTACCTTTTTAATAATGACTATGATAATGCAAAAGACATTTCAGGGAAACCAATGCGTGGCAGGTTCCCATACGATGAGAATGGTCGAATCATATTAGAG GAAGGTTACCTTGTATATGAGTGTAATCAAATGTGCAGATGCAAAAGATCATGTCCAAATAGAATACTGCAGAACGGAGTACGGGTTAAATTGGAAGTCTTTAAAACAGAGAAAAAG GGATGGGCAGTAAGGGCTGGTGAGGCTATCTTGCGTGGCACATTTGTGTGTGAGTATATTGGAGAGGTTATAGATGAGTGTGAGGCACAAAACAGACGCAAGAG ATTGATTGAAGGACAAGCCAGATATGTTATTGATGCTACTAGATATGGAAATTTATCCAGGTTCATCAATAACAG TTCTTGTAGAGAGCATGGATTGTGA